In Triticum urartu cultivar G1812 chromosome 6, Tu2.1, whole genome shotgun sequence, the following proteins share a genomic window:
- the LOC125513368 gene encoding peptidyl-prolyl cis-trans isomerase: protein MANPRVFFDMTVGGAPAGRIVMELYKDAVPRTVENFRALCTGEKGVGKSGKPLHYKGSAFHRVIPDFMCQGGDFTRGNGTGGESIYGEKFADEKFVHKHTKPGILSMANAGPNTNGSQFFICTVPCNWLDGKHVVFGEVVEGMDVVKNIEKVGSRSGTCSKQVVIADCGQL, encoded by the coding sequence ATGGCCAACCCGAGGGTGTTCTTCGACATGACCGTCGGCGGCGCGCCGGCGGGGCGCATCGTGATGGAGCTGTACAAGGACGCGGTGCCGCGGACGGTGGAGAACTTCCGCGCGCTCTGCACCGGCGAGAAGGGCGTCGGCAAGAGCGGCAAGCCGCTGCACTACAAGGGCAGCGCCTTCCACCGCGTGATCCCCGACTTCATGTGCCAGGGCGGCGACTTCACCAGGGGCAACGGCACCGGCGGCGAGTCCATCTACGGCGAGAAGTTCGCCGACGAGAAGTTCGTCCACAAGCACACCAAGCCCGGGATCCTCTCCATGGCCAACGCCGGGCCCAACACCAACGGCTCCCAGTTCTTCATCTGCACCGTCCCCTGCAATTGGCTCGACGGCAAGCACGTGGTCTTCGGCGAGGTCGTCGAGGGCATGGACGTCGTCAAGAACATCGAGAAGGTGGGCTCCCGCAGCGGCACCTGCTCCAAGCAGGTCGTTATCGCCGACTGCGGCCAGCTCTAG
- the LOC125515721 gene encoding beta-fructofuranosidase, insoluble isoenzyme 4-like yields MFHHRHGCGWPLLLLLLGFPFDESSLLRGEAAAAGSHRVVLYPESATVSSIVSSKYRTAFHFQPPKNWINDPNGPLYYKGLYHLFYQYNPGSVVPGNKTWAHSVSTDLVNWLRLETALDRTEPYDAKGCWSGSVTVLADGRPAILYTGADDVKNQAQCIAFPSNSSDPYLREWTKPSSNPVIRPDGPGLNPRQFRDPTTGWTGPDGQWRIAVGAELDGYSAALLYKSEDFVSWSRVDHPLYSSNSSTMWECPDFFAALPGNTSGLDLSAATPSGAKHVLKMSLDSCDKYMVGVYDLEADKFAPDNVVDDRRLWLRIDYGNYFASKSFFDAKKGRRIIWGWANESDSSSDDAAKGWAGIQAIPRTIWLDSDGNQLLQWPVEEIESLRRNEISHQGIELKKGDMFEIKGTDTLQADVEIEFEPGTMDEADAFDPSWLLDTEKHCREADASAPGGLGPFGLVVLASDDMEEHTAVHFRVYKSKHKHVILMCSDLRRSSLRSGLYTPAYGGFFEFDIEKERKISLRTLIDRSAVESFGGGGRVCIMARVYPVALVDDRGARMYAFNNGTTTVMVSQLKAWSMRRAHMNVKKG; encoded by the exons ATGTTCCACCATCGCCATGGCTGTGGCTGgccccttctcctcctcctcctgggTTTCCCCTTTGACGAATCTTCTCTCTTGCGCGGAGAAGCAGCGGCCGCCGGTAGCCATAGGGTCGTCCTCTACCCGGAGTCCGCGACGGTCTCGTCCATCGTGAGCAGCAAGTACAGGACCGCCTTCCATTTCCAGCCCCCCAAGAACTGGATCAACG ATCCAAATG GACCTCTGTACTACAAGGGCTTGTACCATCTCTTCTACCAGTACAACCCCGGCAGCGTTGTCCCAGGCAACAAGACCTGGGCTCACTCTGTCTCCACCGACCTCGTCAACTGGCTCCGGCTCGAGACGGCATTGGACCGGACCGAGCCCTACGATGCCAAGGGCTGCTGGTCCGGCTCAGTCACTGTCCTCGCCGATGGCCGGCCAGCCATCCTCTACACCGGCGCAGACGACGTGAAGAACCAAGCCCAATGCATCGCCTTCCCCAGTAACAGCTCCGACCCGTATCTCAGGGAATGGACCAAGCCCAGCAGCAACCCGGTGATCCGTCCGGACGGGCCGGGCCTGAACCCAAGACAGTTCAGGGACCCGACGACCGGGTGGACCGGGCCGGACGGGCAGTGGAGGATAGCAGTTGGGGCCGAGCTGGACGGCTACAGTGCGGCACTCTTGTACAAGAGTGAGGACTTTGTGAGTTGGAGCAGGGTTGATCACCCGCTCTACTCCTCCAACTCATCCACCATGTGGGAGTGCCCCGACTTCTTCGCGGCGCTGCCTGGCAACACCAGCGGACTGGACCTCTCCGCGGCGACCCCGAGTGGCGCCAAGCATGTCCTCAAGATGAGCCTAGATTCCTGTGACAAGTACATGGTTGGGGTATATGATCTGGAAGCCGATAAGTTTGCGCCGGATAATGTCGTGGACGATAGGCGTCTGTGGCTGAGGATCGACTACGGCAATTACTTCGCGTCAAAGTCATTCTTCGACGCAAAAAAGGGGAGGAGGATCATATGGGGCTGGGCTAATGAGTCGGATAGTTCGTCGGATGATGCCGCAAAAGGTTGGGCTGGGATCCAG GCAATCCCCAGGACAATATGGTTAGATAGCGATGGTAATCAGTTGCTGCAATGGCCCGTTGAAGAGATCGAGTCCCTTCGAAGAAACGAAATTAGTCATCAAGGAATAGAGCTGAAAAAGGGTGACATGTTTGAAATTAAGGGGACTGATACTTTGCAG GCGGATGTGGAGATAGAGTTTGAGCCAGGAACCATGGATGAAGCTGATGCTTTTGATCCTTCCTGGCTCTTGGACACGGAGAAGCATTGCAGGGAAGCAGATGCATCAGCTCCTGGTGGCCTGGGGCCATTTGGGCTTGTGGTTCTAGCCTCTGATgacatggaggagcacactgccgTGCATTTCAGAGTCTACAAATCAAAGCACAAGCACGTGATTCTTATGTGCTCTGACCTAAGAAG GTCGTCCCTGAGATCAGGGCTGTACACGCCGGCCTATGGAGGCTTCTTCGAATTTGACATTGAAAAGGAAAGGAAGATATCTTTGAGAACATTG ATCGATCGTTCTGCAGTGGAGAgctttggtggtggcggcagGGTCTGCATCATGGCTAGGGTCTACCCGGTTGCGCTGGTCGACGACAGAGGCGCTCGTATGTATGCTTTTAACAATGGCACGACCACGGTCATGGTGTCACAGCTCAAGGCATGGAGCATGAGAAGGGCACATATGAATGTGAAGAAGGGATGA